The following nucleotide sequence is from Barnesiella viscericola DSM 18177.
CCTGAGCCGATTCGGGCCAGGTGTCGGGTTCCCACTTGGTACCGTTGAACATGCGGTAGTCGCCGCGTTTGATGTTGAGCAGCAGGGCGGTGTAGAAGTCGGTCTGCCAGTCGGCCAGCAGACTGGCCTCGATGGCCCGGGCCAGGGTGCGTCCGGCGGTGGAGTACATCGCCTCGTAGCCGACTCCCAGCTGGTCGAGGCATCGCCGGGTGATGGCCCGGTAGGTTTCGTCGCCGCAGGCGTGGGCCACGATGTTGCGGGCCAGCGGTCCCGTCTCCATAGGCATACCTTTGTAGCGGGGCGTTTTGATCCAGCTGTACGGTTGGTCCCGATCGAGGTATTCGTAAGGGGGCGTGGCACCCGTGTAGTCGAGACGGGTCTCGCCCACCGAGGGGTGCAACCCCACCTCCTTGCCCTGCGTGTAGGAGTACCACGAGTTGTTGACGAATTCGAGCAGTCCGTCCATGGCCCACGGGTCGAACTCGATGACCTGCGACAGGTCTCGGTCGACGACGATGCCCCGCGGACTCTTGTAGGTCGACAGTTCGCCGTAGTGACCCATGGGGTAGTCGCCGTAGGCGATGTAGTTGCGCAGGCCGCCGCCGATGCGGGTCCACTCGGGGTAGTAGGAGAGAATGGCCACCACGTCGGGCAGGTAGACCTGTTGCACGAAGGTCTGCGTGCGTTCGATAATCTGGGCCACGTAGTTGAGCCGCTCCATGTTGAGGGCGTTGGGGTCGTTGATGTTGATGGCGCAGGCCATGCCGCCCACCAGAAAGTTGGGGTGCGGGTTCTTCCCCCCGAAGATGGTCTGGATTTTCACCATCTCCTTCTGCACGTCGAGCGCTTCGAGGTAGTGGGCCAGCGCCACGAGGTTGACCTCGGGCGGCAGCTTGTAGGCAGGGTGCCCCCAATAGCCGTTGGAGAAGATGCTGAACCGGCTTGTCTCGATGAAATTCTGTACCTTCTCCTGTATCTCGACAAAGTACCCGATGGAGTTCTTGGGCCAGTCCGAGAGGCTTTGGGCCACCTCGGCCGCCTTGCGGGGATCGGCTTTCAGGGCCGATAGCACGTCGACCCAGTCGAGCGCCTGCAACTGGTAGAAGTGGGTCACGTGGTCCTGTATGGTCACGGCCGACTGCATGAGGTTGCGCACCTGCTCGGCATTGGGCGGGACGACGATGCCGAGGGCATTTTCGACCGCCCGCACCGAACAGAGCGAATGTATCGAGGTGCATACGCCGCACACCCGGCCCACATAGGCCCACACGTCGCGGGGGTCGCGGTCCTTGACAATGATTTCGATGCCGCGTATCATGGTACCCGAGCTGAAAGCGTCGGTAATGATGCCGTCGTCGATGTCGGCCTCGATGCGCAGGTGGCCTTCGATTCGGGTGATGGGGTCTACAACAATTCGTTTGGTCATGATGGGATAGTTTTATCGGTTAGTCTTTCTCTTGTTCCAACTGATGCGCCTTGTGGTCGAGCCGCTTCTCCTGTTGCTCGATGTGCCGCTCGTCGGCGGCAAAGGCTTCGCGGTTGGGCTCGTCGTTGTCGAGCTGGTTCTTGATGAGCTTGCGTTTCTGGATATTGGTCACGATGGCGTGGGCGGCCACTCCCGCCGCAGCCACGGCGGTGAGTCCCAGACCTATCTGGTCGGCGGTAGCCTCGATGCCGAATCCGCGTACGTCGGGCAGGTGGTGATACAGGGGTTCGGCGTCCCAGAAACCGGGTTCGGCACAGCCTATGCAGCCGTGGCCCGACTGTATGGGGTAGCTCACCCCCTCGTTCCACTTGATGACGGCACACGAATTGAAGGTGTTGGGACCCTTGCAGCCCATCTTGTAGAGACAATACCCCTTCTTGGCGTTCTCGTCGTCGAAGGCCTCGACAAAGAGTCCGGCATCGAAGGCCGGCCGGCGGTAGCAGGTGTCGTGAATGCGGCGGCCGTAGAAGGTAACGGGTCGGCCCATGGCGTCGAGTTCGGGCAGACGGTCGAAGGTGAGTATGTAGGTAATGACTCCGGCCATGACGTCGGCGATGGGCGGACAGCCCTGCACGTTGATGACCGGTTTGCCCGAGATGACTTTATGCACGGGTTTCGCATCGGTGGGGTTGGGATAGGCTCCCTGCACGCACCCCGACGAGGCGCAGTTGCCCCAGGCGATGATGGCGCTCGCTCCCCGGGCCGCTTCGTCGAATATCTGTCGGGCCGACTGTCCGGCGATGGTGCAGTAGCCCGGGTTGCCCAGGGGAATGGAGCCTTCGACAATCATGATATACTTGCCCCAGTTGGCTTTCATGGAGCGCTCGCGAACCTCTTCGGCCTGGAATCCGCTGGCTGCCATGAGCGTGTCGGAGTAGTCGAGCGAAATCATTTCGAGCAGAATCTGCCCCACGAGCGGGTGCGACGACCGCAGGAACGACTCGCTGCAACAGGTACATTCCTGAAAGTGAAACCACAGTACCGGTTTGCGGGGCTTGGATTGCAGGGCGTTGACCACCTGGGCCAGGCCGCTCTGTTGGAGCCCCAGCATGGCTCCCATGATGCCGCAGAATTTGAGAAACTGGCGGCGGGTGTATCCTTTCGCTTTCAATTCCTGGTAGAATGTCTTTTCTTTTTCCATGATGGATAGGCGTTTGATAGGTTCAACAAATGCGAGGCAGCTGTTCGCCGCTCAGCATATCGAGCACGCGGGTCTGTCCCAGGGCCAGTTCCAGAAGCACCTCGGGGCGGCGGTCGTCGGTCACGTGGCCGATGAGGCGGGCCCCCTTCCCGTGCGGGTCGTTGCGAATGATGTGCAGGGCCTGTTCGGCATGTTCGTCGGGCAGGAAGATGAGCAGGATACCCTCGTTGGCTACGTAGAGCGGGTCGAGCCCCAGCAGGTCGCAGGCGGCACGCACCGGCGGCTCGATGGGGAGTGACTGTTCGTCGAGGGTGATGGTGACGCCGGCCCCCTCGGCAATTTCGTTGAGCGTACTCGACAGGCCGCCCCGGGTGGGGTCGCGCAGCATGTGTACGTCGGGGACACCGGCCAGCAGGTTCGATACGATGTGGGTCAGGGCGGCGGTGTCGCTCTCGATGGTTGTCTCGAAGTTCAGCCCCTCGCGAGTGGAGAGTATCGACACTCCGTGATTGCCTATCGGGCCGGTCACGATTACGGCGTCGCCCTTCTGTACCCGGTGCAGACCTATCTCGATGTTGCCGGGTACGAGTCCGATACCCGAGGTGTTGATGTAGAGCCCGTCGCATTTGCCGTGTTCCACCACTTTGGTGTCGCCGGTCACAATCGATACGCCTGCCCGTGTGGCAGCCTCGCGCATGGCCTGCACCACTTGCCGCAGGGTGTCGAGGGGGAGCCCCTCTTCCAGAATGAAGGCGGCCGAGAGGTAGAGCGGTGTCGCCCCGCAGCACAGCAGGTCGTTCACGGTACCGTTCACGGCCAGGTCGCCGATGTTGCCGCCGGGGAAGAAGAGTGGAGAAACCACAAACGAGTCGGTTGTGAAGGCGAGGCGCGAATGGGGCATCGGCAGGGTGGCCCCGTCGTGAGCCTGTTCGAGCCATTGGTTGGCAAAGGCCGGGTAGAAGATGCTTTCGATGAGGCGGTTGGTCATGCGTCCGCCCCCGCCGTGGGCGAGGGTGATGCAGTCGGTAGGCTGCGTGGGCAGCGGACAATCGGGTATGTTCATTTTCGTTCCAGTTTTTTAAGTCGTTCGATAACGGTAGAAAGCGGCGCAAGCCCCTTCGGCCGAGACCATCGAGGGTCCCATCGGGGAGTCGGGGGTGCAGCGGCGGCCGAAGAGGGGGCATTCGCGGGGCGAAATCTTCCCCTTCATAATCTCTCCGGCCCGGCAGGGATTGGTGCCGTTGGGGAGGCTTACCGTGCAGTGAAAACGGTTTCGGGCTTCATATTGTTCATAGGCTGGACGCAGTTTCAACCCGCTGCCGGGAATGGTGCCCAGCCCCCGCCAACGGGCGTCGCAGGGAGTGAAGAATCGGGACGTTTCGCGGCGGGCCTTTTCGTTGCCCTGCGGGGGGACGGCCCGGGCGTAAGCGTTGACGACCCGCGCTTCTCCCCGGGTGTGGAGCTGTATCACGCGGTAGATGCCATAGAGCAGGTCGGCCGGCTCGAACCCCGTGACGGCGATGGGCCGCCGGGTCTGCCGGGCCAGTTTTCGGTATTCGTCGATGCCGGTAATCGAGCAGACGTGTCCGGCGGCGAGCAGCGCATCGGTGTGGCATTCGGGATCGCGGGTAAGGAACCGGATAGCGGCCGGCAAGGTGAAGAGCGAGGTGAGCAGGGAGAGATTTCCCAGACGCTCGGCCACGGCCTGGCTTAGCAGCAGGGTGTAGAGCGGGGTGGTGGTCTCGAAGCCGATGGCGAAGAAGACCACCTGCCGGTTCCGGTTCTCCCGGGCTATGTCCAGCGCGTCGAGCGGCGAATAGACGATGCGAATGTCATACCCCTCGGTGCGCAGATGTTGCAGGCTCTTCCCTCCGCTGCCTGGTACCCGTATCATGTCGCCGAACGAGCAGAGGGTCGTGCCGGGCAGGCGGGCTATCGCGAGAGCCTGGTCGACAGTCTCGGCGGGGGTGACGCACACGGGGCAACCCGGGCCGTGAATCATCTGCACGGTGTCGGGCAGCAGCTCTTCGATGCGGTAGCGCGACAGAGCGTAGGTCTGACCGCCGCATACCTCCATGATGCGTATGGGGCGCGCGGCCTCCTGCCGGATTGCCCGGAGCAAGGCCGTAAGGTGGCGGGTCTCCCGGAAAGGTTGGTCATACCACATGGTCGTCGGGGGTTAGGTAGTGAGCCAGCCGGTCGAAATCGGCCAGCGTCGCTTCGGCCTCCTCCCGGTCGAGTCGGGCGATGGCCATACCGGCATGGGCCAGAATAAAGTCGCCGGTAGAAGCGTCGACGTACTGAATGCAGATGGATTTGTACACGCCGCCGAAGTCGACGGTCGCCATACGCAGGGGCGTCGAGTCGTCGATGGCGATGATTTTTCCGGGAATAGCCAGGCACATGAGGGTTCGGTTTTTACATATACCCCTGAACAACCATCGGCCTTGGATTGTTTAGAAAGCAATCTGAAAAAACGTTTGCAGATGAATCACTATCACATACATGTCAGGGGGCTTGTGCAGGGTGTGGGGTTCCGCCCCTGTATCTATCGCCTGGCTACCGAGATGGGGTTGCACGGCTATGTGGAAAACAGTAACGACGGGGTGCTCATTGTGTTGCAGGCGACCGACGAGGAGAAGGAGCACTTTGTGCAGGCCTTGCCGCT
It contains:
- the hypE gene encoding hydrogenase expression/formation protein HypE, with amino-acid sequence MNIPDCPLPTQPTDCITLAHGGGGRMTNRLIESIFYPAFANQWLEQAHDGATLPMPHSRLAFTTDSFVVSPLFFPGGNIGDLAVNGTVNDLLCCGATPLYLSAAFILEEGLPLDTLRQVVQAMREAATRAGVSIVTGDTKVVEHGKCDGLYINTSGIGLVPGNIEIGLHRVQKGDAVIVTGPIGNHGVSILSTREGLNFETTIESDTAALTHIVSNLLAGVPDVHMLRDPTRGGLSSTLNEIAEGAGVTITLDEQSLPIEPPVRAACDLLGLDPLYVANEGILLIFLPDEHAEQALHIIRNDPHGKGARLIGHVTDDRRPEVLLELALGQTRVLDMLSGEQLPRIC
- a CDS encoding HypC/HybG/HupF family hydrogenase formation chaperone, which produces MCLAIPGKIIAIDDSTPLRMATVDFGGVYKSICIQYVDASTGDFILAHAGMAIARLDREEAEATLADFDRLAHYLTPDDHVV
- a CDS encoding nickel-dependent hydrogenase large subunit gives rise to the protein MTKRIVVDPITRIEGHLRIEADIDDGIITDAFSSGTMIRGIEIIVKDRDPRDVWAYVGRVCGVCTSIHSLCSVRAVENALGIVVPPNAEQVRNLMQSAVTIQDHVTHFYQLQALDWVDVLSALKADPRKAAEVAQSLSDWPKNSIGYFVEIQEKVQNFIETSRFSIFSNGYWGHPAYKLPPEVNLVALAHYLEALDVQKEMVKIQTIFGGKNPHPNFLVGGMACAININDPNALNMERLNYVAQIIERTQTFVQQVYLPDVVAILSYYPEWTRIGGGLRNYIAYGDYPMGHYGELSTYKSPRGIVVDRDLSQVIEFDPWAMDGLLEFVNNSWYSYTQGKEVGLHPSVGETRLDYTGATPPYEYLDRDQPYSWIKTPRYKGMPMETGPLARNIVAHACGDETYRAITRRCLDQLGVGYEAMYSTAGRTLARAIEASLLADWQTDFYTALLLNIKRGDYRMFNGTKWEPDTWPESAQGVGLTEAPRGSLAHYVNIEKGKVANYQMIVPTTWNASPRDTRGERSAFEASLVGTPVADPQTPLEIIRTIHSFDPCMACAVHLYDEKGEHIHRCEMI
- the hypD gene encoding hydrogenase formation protein HypD, whose product is MWYDQPFRETRHLTALLRAIRQEAARPIRIMEVCGGQTYALSRYRIEELLPDTVQMIHGPGCPVCVTPAETVDQALAIARLPGTTLCSFGDMIRVPGSGGKSLQHLRTEGYDIRIVYSPLDALDIARENRNRQVVFFAIGFETTTPLYTLLLSQAVAERLGNLSLLTSLFTLPAAIRFLTRDPECHTDALLAAGHVCSITGIDEYRKLARQTRRPIAVTGFEPADLLYGIYRVIQLHTRGEARVVNAYARAVPPQGNEKARRETSRFFTPCDARWRGLGTIPGSGLKLRPAYEQYEARNRFHCTVSLPNGTNPCRAGEIMKGKISPRECPLFGRRCTPDSPMGPSMVSAEGACAAFYRYRTT
- a CDS encoding hydrogenase small subunit, with the translated sequence MMEKEKTFYQELKAKGYTRRQFLKFCGIMGAMLGLQQSGLAQVVNALQSKPRKPVLWFHFQECTCCSESFLRSSHPLVGQILLEMISLDYSDTLMAASGFQAEEVRERSMKANWGKYIMIVEGSIPLGNPGYCTIAGQSARQIFDEAARGASAIIAWGNCASSGCVQGAYPNPTDAKPVHKVISGKPVINVQGCPPIADVMAGVITYILTFDRLPELDAMGRPVTFYGRRIHDTCYRRPAFDAGLFVEAFDDENAKKGYCLYKMGCKGPNTFNSCAVIKWNEGVSYPIQSGHGCIGCAEPGFWDAEPLYHHLPDVRGFGIEATADQIGLGLTAVAAAGVAAHAIVTNIQKRKLIKNQLDNDEPNREAFAADERHIEQQEKRLDHKAHQLEQEKD